A region of the Hylaeus volcanicus isolate JK05 chromosome 5, UHH_iyHylVolc1.0_haploid, whole genome shotgun sequence genome:
TCGTGAACACGTAAAAGTTACTTTCTCGACAAATTTCactcacttttttttctatcggaGACTTGTAACTTGCAGGCAACACGTTTCGAAACTGACGACGAGTGTCCCGCTTCCACTGGTACTTATACCGCGTGTCATTCAACAAACAGATTGcacaaaaaataatgaaaacaaatcacCCGGATGAGTACAATCTAATCAACCTTCTCTCGAATTATTGTACCGAAATTATAACGCGCGAGGGTCGCTGTTGCCGATAAACTTAGCAATCGTTACAAAGTATTTATCGGTACATCACATCCGCGAAGACTATACCGTAAACGAAAATAAGGGAAGCGATTTGACGTGAAAACACTCGATTACGATACGTTCTGTCGAACGCGTTTGTCCTACActctttttcattaaaagtgATACGACCGGATGCTGGTAATATTAACGAGTCGAAGAATGAAAAAGCTTTGCCCTCCAATAAACAGTTAGTCcaccaaaaacaaaaaaaaaaaatgtttatcgacATATCACAAGCAAGGGTATCACGACATCCACCTCTCGATACTAACTTAACCCCGTAGTACTCCCTGTATCGTTTCCAATCCACTCCAGTTTCAGATAGTATAtctgtgtattttttttaagaattgtAAGACGCACATTTGTTCATCATTTTTCCTTCTTGCAATCTTAATGCATTTGCGACAAAACAGACGAGGGTTACCGGAAGAGGTTAAGAAGATAGCTATACATTTCATTCGATTGAAAGAAAACGTGCAATCTCTTagtctaaaaatatatacttttattttgagaGCTTTCGACAGCAACAATTCCTTGTTActtgttaattaattgttatcaCGTGATTAACCTGTGACCCACGATACCCCAATAATTGACTAATCAGCTGTTTACTGCCACTTTCCTTTAACTATGAATCACATCCTAAAAAACATCGAATGAAGTTCGGAAAATATTTGAGGGTAGAGTGTCAGAGGATGCCTGTTGTATTGCAAAAGTTCTTTGCTACATCGGCAACTGTTGCACGGTACTCTGTTGGCTATGTAGAACCCAAACGTAATCGAAGAACTTACCACCAGAGCGACCTACATTGGACAATCTCTACTACCGATCAACTATTCTACATTATCAACTCGTCGTACAGTGGATGTAAACTATTACCAGGCGAATCGAATGTTTATATTGTGACCCTTTCCAAGCGTGGACTTTCAGGAATGGCTATGCTTTCTGTTTCGTCTGTGAGAGTTGTTGTTCTGAATAAGATAATAATCATTATCATTCAAACGAGATTCGTTGTGGAGAGAAGAGAAGTAAAAGAAAGTAAGTTTTTggcaaatatttcttaaacattgaaaatcaCCAGATTTATTCCACAATTGTGCTTTCACTGTATTGTATAAACTGAAGCTTAATTTATAAAGTGACAAGTACTGAACCACGCGATGCTCACTATGACGataataaagtttaaattttgatttatacgCTTCATTCGCGCCTTCCCACAGAATTAAGTCAACAGTGTCGCCATCTGCGAACAAAACGCTCAAATTCGTCGTCGAGTAGTTTCCATGTTTTGCACTTGGCATATAGActtaaacatatattttcaattggaTATTAATATTGCAATGCGTCTAGCATAATTACGAgaacattgtttaatattatataataaacataaagtCGGTAAAAATTATGTCGTTAGCGTTATCTAGCGGCAAGACACAGAAACTATTTCACGATGAACTTGGGCCTTTTGcaaccgatggcgccactgaacTATTTGTATATACGATATTACAATGTATtcacattatttataacaattactAATAAAAGAGTagctaattataattaaaaaggatATATTTCAGTATGTGACGCATCattgttaaatatacttttattaaaaagaatagtccagaaatattatacacataCATTAGATCTCTATTTACTGTAATCAATATTCTACTTTATTCATTATAACAACATTTTACAGATTCATCATCATCTTGAAACTTACAACATCTTTAGCTTCAGTTTCTCTAATCATATtcatggaaattgaaattttcctaCATGATACACTCATTCCAGTTCATTTTACAAGCACTcacttaatattaaattaatttgctttttaatttaaattaggtTTATATCTTGTATTTTCGATAACTAGTGGTTTGGTGGCATAGAAGTTTCCAATGATTACTTGTCTCTTAATTACTTCGAGcatttcctttccttttttgcAATGCTCCTCGATCTTCGTCTGATCTCGAAGTGCTTTGTTTTCTTGGAATTCGTCGCGGATTTTTCTTAAAGCATACAtcctgtaataaatataaaagtatacaGGTTAAATATGATTGCAAATGGTGTGTTAAATGTACCGGGAACTTGGGTATTTTTCAGTTAAGGTTATCTATTCAATGGAGAAACGtcatgataaataaatgataccTTAGATTAGCAGTTCGAACTTACCTGTAATTGTACGCATtccattttttactttctcgaaTTAGATTTCGATAAAGACTGAGAATCACATTCCGATCAACAGCCATCGTTTCGAAATAATGATACACAATCAAATACAATACATCATAGAGTAAATACGAGTGTAGATTTCCTATCCTGTGTTCATAGTGAGCAGAAAAGACCTACCATACAActataaattttaactttcgATCTAGACTCAATTGAAATTcctaattattaatgttttgaTTGTAAACGATACGCAACtttacaaaaaggaaaaatcgaaTGAACAAAACTCTATGACAAGAGACAGGAgatcaatgaaattttcccACAGTCACGTGGGTTAGTTTATTTGAGTTCATCGGTGAACAATTAcagtttacatttttacgatGTTGATAACGTACGGTGATTAAACAGTACGAGATATcagaaacaaacattttgttCATCATAAACAGTATTTATTACTCTGAAATATGTGGATGATAATACCAAGATGGTTAGGTTATTTGCATTAGATGTGTTATGTTGTAACAACGTAACCAGTTAGATTTTTATGGTGATACTTATTGTATACTTTTGTAGGTCCAGGTTTCATGTAGCCTTTGGGCATAATATAGTAAAATCACCACTGTGTAAAACCTTCTCTATAGCCTCAGAAGTTCAAAACTACAATGAAATCACATTATTGGGAAACAAGTATACAACAGACCAGTGGACAAACGTCACTCCAAATGTCCTTAACAAATTAGAAAGGAACTTGCACATTACCCCATACCATCCTTTATCTTACATACGTCAAcgtattgttaattatttttacaatcaaTTTCATAACCGAATTGGGAATCCAATATTTAGCGTGTATGATAATATATCCCCTATAGTCACTGTTGCTCAAAATTTTGACTCTCTTCTTGTACCAATTGATCATccaagtagaaaaaaaaatgattgttacTATATAAATCAAGATATTTTGTTACGTGCCCATACAACTGCCCATCAATCGGAACTAATTTCTATGGGattgaacaattttcttgtaattggAGATGTGTATCGCAGAGATGAAGTGGATTCCATGCATTATCCTGTTTTCCATCAAGTAGATGCTGTCAGAATGTGTACAGTAGATGAAGTATTTCAAAATACCAATAGCTCTGAAGAATTGAGGCTGTTTGAACACAGAGGTGTAGAGAGCAATGACAAACAAGGTTGTCATACTTTAGAGtctgtaaaaataatggaacatgaattgaaaaatactttaatagGATTAGCACAGGCACTTTTTGGCTCAGGTAACAAAGTAGACACAAAACATTTGaatagaagaattttaattgaacataGAAGTATAACTTTTAATTCCAGAAACCCAAACTAGATGGGTTCaacaacattttcctttcACCCATCCATCATGGGAATTAGAAGTCTACTACAGAAATGAATGGCTTGAAGTATTGGGATGTGGTATCATGCGTCAGGAAATTCTACAAAATTCAGGTGCAGGAGATCGTATTGGATGGGCATTTGGACTGGGATTAGAAAGATTAGCTatgtgtttatataatattcctGATATCAGATTATTTTGGAGCCAAGATTCTGGTTTCTTAAATCAGTTTAAAGTTGAAGATCCTAATGCAGCAATAGAATACAAGGTAAAGAAGTATActaggaattaaaaataaaattaatattgtctgGAAAGTAAGTTAATGAGATGTATGCTTTACAGCCTGTCAGTATATATCCTCAGTGCAAAAACGACA
Encoded here:
- the LOC128877680 gene encoding probable phenylalanine--tRNA ligase, mitochondrial, with product MWMIIPRWSRFHVAFGHNIVKSPLCKTFSIASEVQNYNEITLLGNKYTTDQWTNVTPNVLNKLERNLHITPYHPLSYIRQRIVNYFYNQFHNRIGNPIFSVYDNISPIVTVAQNFDSLLVPIDHPSRKKNDCYYINQDILLRAHTTAHQSELISMGLNNFLVIGDVYRRDEVDSMHYPVFHQVDAVRMCTVDEVFQNTNSSEELRLFEHRGVESNDKQGCHTLESVKIMEHELKNTLIGLAQALFGSETQTRWVQQHFPFTHPSWELEVYYRNEWLEVLGCGIMRQEILQNSGAGDRIGWAFGLGLERLAMCLYNIPDIRLFWSQDSGFLNQFKVEDPNAAIEYKPVSIYPQCKNDISFWIPEGVSYSSNDFYDLVRNIGGDRIEQIILKDVFHHPKHNKLSHCYTIVYRHMERTLSKLEVNNIHQLICKHASEKLHVTIR
- the LOC128877684 gene encoding protein bcn92, whose product is MAVDRNVILSLYRNLIRESKKWNAYNYRMYALRKIRDEFQENKALRDQTKIEEHCKKGKEMLEVIKRQVIIGNFYATKPLVIENTRYKPNLN